A stretch of the Esox lucius isolate fEsoLuc1 chromosome 2, fEsoLuc1.pri, whole genome shotgun sequence genome encodes the following:
- the LOC105026489 gene encoding troponin T, fast skeletal muscle isoforms isoform X4 yields the protein MSDTEEVDQIEEDEEAEEEVVEVEVAPEVVEEEEEVVEEEAEPEPEEEVHEEVEEGEQDEEKPKFKVPKIPDGEKVDFDDLQKKRQNKDLIELQGLIDVHFENRKKEEEELIALKERIEKRRSERAEIQRVRAEKDKERQARREEERMRKEEADQKRKAEDDAKKKSALTNMGSSYTSSLQKADGKRGKKQTEREKKKKILAERRKPLNIDHLNEDKLKDKARELWEWMHQLESEKYEHMEKLKRQKYEVISLRNRIDELQKHSKKGAAARRRK from the exons ATGTCTGACACTGAGGAAGT tgatCAGATTGAGG AAGATGaggaag CCGAAGAAGAGGTAGTGGAAGTAGAAGTAGCCCCAGAggtggtagaggaggaggaggaagtggtagaggaagaggcagaACCCGAGCCAGAGGAGGAGGTGCATGAGGAAG TGGAAGAGGGAGAACAAGATg AGGAGAAGCCCAAGTTCAA AGTCCCTAAGATCCCTGATGGTGAAAAGGTGGACTTTGAT GATCTCCAGAAGAAACGTCAGAACAAAGATCTGATTGAGCTGCAAGGTCTGATTGATGTCCACTTTGAGAACCGcaaaaaggaggaggaggagcttaTCGCTCTGAAGGAAAGAATT GAAAAACGCCGATCAGAGAGAGCAGAAATACAGAGGGTTCGGGCCGAGAAGGACAAGGAGCGTCAGGCCAGGCGTGAG gaggagaggatgaggaaggagGAGGCGGATCAGAAGAGGAAGGCGGAAGACGACGCCAAGAAGAAGTCAGCTCTGACAAACATGGGTTCCAGCTACACAAGTTCCTTGCAGAAG GCTGATGGCAAGAGAGGTAAGAAGCAAacggagagggagaagaagaagaagatccTGGCTGAAAGACGCAAGCCACTCAACATCGACCATCTGAACGAGGACAAGCTGAA AGACAAAGCCAGGGAACTCTGGGAATGGATGCACCAACTGGAGTCTGAGAAGTATGAACACATGGAGAAACTGAAGAGGCAGAAGTATGAG GTTATCTCTCTCAGAAACCGTATTGATGAGCTGCAGAAACA CAGCAAGAAGGGAGCTGCGGCCCGTCGCAGGAAGTAA
- the LOC105026489 gene encoding troponin T, fast skeletal muscle isoforms isoform X10 translates to MSDTEEVDQIEDEEEAYEEEEEKPKFKVPKIPDGEKVDFDDLQKKRQNKDLIELQGLIDVHFENRKKEEEELIALKERIEKRRSERAEIQRVRAEKDKERQARREEERMRKEEADQKRKAEDDAKKKSALTNMGSSYTSSLQKADGKRGKKQTEREKKKKILAERRKPLNIDHLNEDKLKDKARELWEWMHQLESEKYEHMEKLKRQKYEVISLRNRIDELQKHSKKGAAARRRK, encoded by the exons ATGTCTGACACTGAGGAAGT tgatCAGATTGAGG ATGaggaag AGGCCTATGAGGAAGAAG AGGAGAAGCCCAAGTTCAA AGTCCCTAAGATCCCTGATGGTGAAAAGGTGGACTTTGAT GATCTCCAGAAGAAACGTCAGAACAAAGATCTGATTGAGCTGCAAGGTCTGATTGATGTCCACTTTGAGAACCGcaaaaaggaggaggaggagcttaTCGCTCTGAAGGAAAGAATT GAAAAACGCCGATCAGAGAGAGCAGAAATACAGAGGGTTCGGGCCGAGAAGGACAAGGAGCGTCAGGCCAGGCGTGAG gaggagaggatgaggaaggagGAGGCGGATCAGAAGAGGAAGGCGGAAGACGACGCCAAGAAGAAGTCAGCTCTGACAAACATGGGTTCCAGCTACACAAGTTCCTTGCAGAAG GCTGATGGCAAGAGAGGTAAGAAGCAAacggagagggagaagaagaagaagatccTGGCTGAAAGACGCAAGCCACTCAACATCGACCATCTGAACGAGGACAAGCTGAA AGACAAAGCCAGGGAACTCTGGGAATGGATGCACCAACTGGAGTCTGAGAAGTATGAACACATGGAGAAACTGAAGAGGCAGAAGTATGAG GTTATCTCTCTCAGAAACCGTATTGATGAGCTGCAGAAACA CAGCAAGAAGGGAGCTGCGGCCCGTCGCAGGAAGTAA
- the LOC105026491 gene encoding myoblast determination protein 1 homolog 1 has translation MELPDISFPITSPDDFYDDPCFNTSDMQFFEDLDPRLVHVGLLKPDDHHHNEDEHIRAPSGHHQAGRCLLWACKACKRKTTNADRRKAATMRERRRLSKVNDAFETLKRCTSTNPNQRLPKVDILRNAISYIESLQGLLRGAGQEDSYYPVMDHYSGDSDASSPRSNCSDGMMDFNGPSCPPRRRNNYDSTYFNETPNDSRNKKNSVISSLDCLSSIVERITTDASACPAIQDGSEGSTPCSPGDGSVASDTGATIPSPTHCIPASHDPNTVYQVL, from the exons ATGGAGTTGCCAGATATTTCATTTCCTATCACGTCTCCAGATGACTTCTACGACGACCCTTGCTTTAACACCAGCGACATGCAGTTCTTTGAGGACCTGGATCCAAGGCTGGTGCATGTCGGTCTCCTTAAACCGGACGACCACCATCACAATGAGGACGAGCACATCCGGGCACCAAGCGGGCACCACCAGGCCGGCAGGTGCCTCCTGTGGGCGTGCAAAGCCTGCAAGAGAAAGACCACAAATGCGGACCGCAGGAAAGCGGCTACCATGCGGGAGAGGAGACGACTGAGCAAGGTGAACGACGCCTTCGAAACGCTGAAGAGATGTACCTCCACTAATCCCAACCAGAGGCTGCCCAAGGTGGATATTCTGCGGAACGCCATCAGCTACATCGAGTCCCTCCAAGGCCTGCTTCGCGGGGCCGGACAGGAGGACAGCTATTACCCGGTGATGGATCACTACAGCGGGGATTCGGACGCGTCGAGTCCCCGCTCCAACTGCTCGGATGGAATG ATGGATTTCAATGGCCCATCTTGTCCTCCAAGACGACGAAACAACTATGATAGCACCTACTTCAACGAAACACCAAATG attccAGAAACAAGAAGAACTCTGTTATTTCCAGTTTGGACTGCCTGTCAAGCATTGTAGAGCGCATCACCACTGACGCCTCTGCCTGCCCCGCTATCCAGGACGGCTCTGAGGGCAGCACCCCCTGTTCTCCCGGAGATGGTTCTGTAGCGAGTGACACTGGAGCTACCATCCCGTCTCCGACCCACTGTATCCCAGCGTCGCATGACCCAAACACTGTCTACCAGGTGTTGTGA
- the LOC105026489 gene encoding troponin T, fast skeletal muscle isoforms isoform X8: MSDTEEVDQIEDEEEAYEEEVEEGEQDEEKPKFKVPKIPDGEKVDFDDLQKKRQNKDLIELQGLIDVHFENRKKEEEELIALKERIEKRRSERAEIQRVRAEKDKERQARREEERMRKEEADQKRKAEDDAKKKSALTNMGSSYTSSLQKADGKRGKKQTEREKKKKILAERRKPLNIDHLNEDKLKDKARELWEWMHQLESEKYEHMEKLKRQKYEVISLRNRIDELQKHSKKGAAARRRK; encoded by the exons ATGTCTGACACTGAGGAAGT tgatCAGATTGAGG ATGaggaag AGGCCTATGAGGAAGAAG TGGAAGAGGGAGAACAAGATg AGGAGAAGCCCAAGTTCAA AGTCCCTAAGATCCCTGATGGTGAAAAGGTGGACTTTGAT GATCTCCAGAAGAAACGTCAGAACAAAGATCTGATTGAGCTGCAAGGTCTGATTGATGTCCACTTTGAGAACCGcaaaaaggaggaggaggagcttaTCGCTCTGAAGGAAAGAATT GAAAAACGCCGATCAGAGAGAGCAGAAATACAGAGGGTTCGGGCCGAGAAGGACAAGGAGCGTCAGGCCAGGCGTGAG gaggagaggatgaggaaggagGAGGCGGATCAGAAGAGGAAGGCGGAAGACGACGCCAAGAAGAAGTCAGCTCTGACAAACATGGGTTCCAGCTACACAAGTTCCTTGCAGAAG GCTGATGGCAAGAGAGGTAAGAAGCAAacggagagggagaagaagaagaagatccTGGCTGAAAGACGCAAGCCACTCAACATCGACCATCTGAACGAGGACAAGCTGAA AGACAAAGCCAGGGAACTCTGGGAATGGATGCACCAACTGGAGTCTGAGAAGTATGAACACATGGAGAAACTGAAGAGGCAGAAGTATGAG GTTATCTCTCTCAGAAACCGTATTGATGAGCTGCAGAAACA CAGCAAGAAGGGAGCTGCGGCCCGTCGCAGGAAGTAA
- the LOC105026489 gene encoding troponin T, fast skeletal muscle isoforms isoform X1, translated as MSDTEEVDQIEEDEEAEEEVVEVEVAPEVVEEEEEVVEEEAEPEPEEEVHEEEAYEEEVEEGEQDEEKPKFKVPKIPDGEKVDFDDLQKKRQNKDLIELQGLIDVHFENRKKEEEELIALKERIEKRRSERAEIQRVRAEKDKERQARREEERMRKEEADQKRKAEDDAKKKSALTNMGSSYTSSLQKADGKRGKKQTEREKKKKILAERRKPLNIDHLNEDKLKDKARELWEWMHQLESEKYEHMEKLKRQKYEVISLRNRIDELQKHSKKGAAARRRK; from the exons ATGTCTGACACTGAGGAAGT tgatCAGATTGAGG AAGATGaggaag CCGAAGAAGAGGTAGTGGAAGTAGAAGTAGCCCCAGAggtggtagaggaggaggaggaagtggtagaggaagaggcagaACCCGAGCCAGAGGAGGAGGTGCATGAGGAAG AGGCCTATGAGGAAGAAG TGGAAGAGGGAGAACAAGATg AGGAGAAGCCCAAGTTCAA AGTCCCTAAGATCCCTGATGGTGAAAAGGTGGACTTTGAT GATCTCCAGAAGAAACGTCAGAACAAAGATCTGATTGAGCTGCAAGGTCTGATTGATGTCCACTTTGAGAACCGcaaaaaggaggaggaggagcttaTCGCTCTGAAGGAAAGAATT GAAAAACGCCGATCAGAGAGAGCAGAAATACAGAGGGTTCGGGCCGAGAAGGACAAGGAGCGTCAGGCCAGGCGTGAG gaggagaggatgaggaaggagGAGGCGGATCAGAAGAGGAAGGCGGAAGACGACGCCAAGAAGAAGTCAGCTCTGACAAACATGGGTTCCAGCTACACAAGTTCCTTGCAGAAG GCTGATGGCAAGAGAGGTAAGAAGCAAacggagagggagaagaagaagaagatccTGGCTGAAAGACGCAAGCCACTCAACATCGACCATCTGAACGAGGACAAGCTGAA AGACAAAGCCAGGGAACTCTGGGAATGGATGCACCAACTGGAGTCTGAGAAGTATGAACACATGGAGAAACTGAAGAGGCAGAAGTATGAG GTTATCTCTCTCAGAAACCGTATTGATGAGCTGCAGAAACA CAGCAAGAAGGGAGCTGCGGCCCGTCGCAGGAAGTAA
- the LOC105026489 gene encoding troponin T, fast skeletal muscle isoforms isoform X3 yields the protein MSDTEEVDQIEAEEEVVEVEVAPEVVEEEEEVVEEEAEPEPEEEVHEEEAYEEEVEEGEQDEEKPKFKVPKIPDGEKVDFDDLQKKRQNKDLIELQGLIDVHFENRKKEEEELIALKERIEKRRSERAEIQRVRAEKDKERQARREEERMRKEEADQKRKAEDDAKKKSALTNMGSSYTSSLQKADGKRGKKQTEREKKKKILAERRKPLNIDHLNEDKLKDKARELWEWMHQLESEKYEHMEKLKRQKYEVISLRNRIDELQKHSKKGAAARRRK from the exons ATGTCTGACACTGAGGAAGT tgatCAGATTGAGG CCGAAGAAGAGGTAGTGGAAGTAGAAGTAGCCCCAGAggtggtagaggaggaggaggaagtggtagaggaagaggcagaACCCGAGCCAGAGGAGGAGGTGCATGAGGAAG AGGCCTATGAGGAAGAAG TGGAAGAGGGAGAACAAGATg AGGAGAAGCCCAAGTTCAA AGTCCCTAAGATCCCTGATGGTGAAAAGGTGGACTTTGAT GATCTCCAGAAGAAACGTCAGAACAAAGATCTGATTGAGCTGCAAGGTCTGATTGATGTCCACTTTGAGAACCGcaaaaaggaggaggaggagcttaTCGCTCTGAAGGAAAGAATT GAAAAACGCCGATCAGAGAGAGCAGAAATACAGAGGGTTCGGGCCGAGAAGGACAAGGAGCGTCAGGCCAGGCGTGAG gaggagaggatgaggaaggagGAGGCGGATCAGAAGAGGAAGGCGGAAGACGACGCCAAGAAGAAGTCAGCTCTGACAAACATGGGTTCCAGCTACACAAGTTCCTTGCAGAAG GCTGATGGCAAGAGAGGTAAGAAGCAAacggagagggagaagaagaagaagatccTGGCTGAAAGACGCAAGCCACTCAACATCGACCATCTGAACGAGGACAAGCTGAA AGACAAAGCCAGGGAACTCTGGGAATGGATGCACCAACTGGAGTCTGAGAAGTATGAACACATGGAGAAACTGAAGAGGCAGAAGTATGAG GTTATCTCTCTCAGAAACCGTATTGATGAGCTGCAGAAACA CAGCAAGAAGGGAGCTGCGGCCCGTCGCAGGAAGTAA
- the LOC105026489 gene encoding troponin T, fast skeletal muscle isoforms isoform X9, with protein MSDTEEVDQIEEDEEEAYEEEEEKPKFKVPKIPDGEKVDFDDLQKKRQNKDLIELQGLIDVHFENRKKEEEELIALKERIEKRRSERAEIQRVRAEKDKERQARREEERMRKEEADQKRKAEDDAKKKSALTNMGSSYTSSLQKADGKRGKKQTEREKKKKILAERRKPLNIDHLNEDKLKDKARELWEWMHQLESEKYEHMEKLKRQKYEVISLRNRIDELQKHSKKGAAARRRK; from the exons ATGTCTGACACTGAGGAAGT tgatCAGATTGAGG AAGATGaggaag AGGCCTATGAGGAAGAAG AGGAGAAGCCCAAGTTCAA AGTCCCTAAGATCCCTGATGGTGAAAAGGTGGACTTTGAT GATCTCCAGAAGAAACGTCAGAACAAAGATCTGATTGAGCTGCAAGGTCTGATTGATGTCCACTTTGAGAACCGcaaaaaggaggaggaggagcttaTCGCTCTGAAGGAAAGAATT GAAAAACGCCGATCAGAGAGAGCAGAAATACAGAGGGTTCGGGCCGAGAAGGACAAGGAGCGTCAGGCCAGGCGTGAG gaggagaggatgaggaaggagGAGGCGGATCAGAAGAGGAAGGCGGAAGACGACGCCAAGAAGAAGTCAGCTCTGACAAACATGGGTTCCAGCTACACAAGTTCCTTGCAGAAG GCTGATGGCAAGAGAGGTAAGAAGCAAacggagagggagaagaagaagaagatccTGGCTGAAAGACGCAAGCCACTCAACATCGACCATCTGAACGAGGACAAGCTGAA AGACAAAGCCAGGGAACTCTGGGAATGGATGCACCAACTGGAGTCTGAGAAGTATGAACACATGGAGAAACTGAAGAGGCAGAAGTATGAG GTTATCTCTCTCAGAAACCGTATTGATGAGCTGCAGAAACA CAGCAAGAAGGGAGCTGCGGCCCGTCGCAGGAAGTAA
- the LOC105026489 gene encoding troponin T, fast skeletal muscle isoforms isoform X7, whose product MSDTEEVDQIEEDEEEAYEEEVEEGEQDEEKPKFKVPKIPDGEKVDFDDLQKKRQNKDLIELQGLIDVHFENRKKEEEELIALKERIEKRRSERAEIQRVRAEKDKERQARREEERMRKEEADQKRKAEDDAKKKSALTNMGSSYTSSLQKADGKRGKKQTEREKKKKILAERRKPLNIDHLNEDKLKDKARELWEWMHQLESEKYEHMEKLKRQKYEVISLRNRIDELQKHSKKGAAARRRK is encoded by the exons ATGTCTGACACTGAGGAAGT tgatCAGATTGAGG AAGATGaggaag AGGCCTATGAGGAAGAAG TGGAAGAGGGAGAACAAGATg AGGAGAAGCCCAAGTTCAA AGTCCCTAAGATCCCTGATGGTGAAAAGGTGGACTTTGAT GATCTCCAGAAGAAACGTCAGAACAAAGATCTGATTGAGCTGCAAGGTCTGATTGATGTCCACTTTGAGAACCGcaaaaaggaggaggaggagcttaTCGCTCTGAAGGAAAGAATT GAAAAACGCCGATCAGAGAGAGCAGAAATACAGAGGGTTCGGGCCGAGAAGGACAAGGAGCGTCAGGCCAGGCGTGAG gaggagaggatgaggaaggagGAGGCGGATCAGAAGAGGAAGGCGGAAGACGACGCCAAGAAGAAGTCAGCTCTGACAAACATGGGTTCCAGCTACACAAGTTCCTTGCAGAAG GCTGATGGCAAGAGAGGTAAGAAGCAAacggagagggagaagaagaagaagatccTGGCTGAAAGACGCAAGCCACTCAACATCGACCATCTGAACGAGGACAAGCTGAA AGACAAAGCCAGGGAACTCTGGGAATGGATGCACCAACTGGAGTCTGAGAAGTATGAACACATGGAGAAACTGAAGAGGCAGAAGTATGAG GTTATCTCTCTCAGAAACCGTATTGATGAGCTGCAGAAACA CAGCAAGAAGGGAGCTGCGGCCCGTCGCAGGAAGTAA
- the LOC105026489 gene encoding troponin T, fast skeletal muscle isoforms isoform X2 gives MSDTEEVDQIEDEEAEEEVVEVEVAPEVVEEEEEVVEEEAEPEPEEEVHEEEAYEEEVEEGEQDEEKPKFKVPKIPDGEKVDFDDLQKKRQNKDLIELQGLIDVHFENRKKEEEELIALKERIEKRRSERAEIQRVRAEKDKERQARREEERMRKEEADQKRKAEDDAKKKSALTNMGSSYTSSLQKADGKRGKKQTEREKKKKILAERRKPLNIDHLNEDKLKDKARELWEWMHQLESEKYEHMEKLKRQKYEVISLRNRIDELQKHSKKGAAARRRK, from the exons ATGTCTGACACTGAGGAAGT tgatCAGATTGAGG ATGaggaag CCGAAGAAGAGGTAGTGGAAGTAGAAGTAGCCCCAGAggtggtagaggaggaggaggaagtggtagaggaagaggcagaACCCGAGCCAGAGGAGGAGGTGCATGAGGAAG AGGCCTATGAGGAAGAAG TGGAAGAGGGAGAACAAGATg AGGAGAAGCCCAAGTTCAA AGTCCCTAAGATCCCTGATGGTGAAAAGGTGGACTTTGAT GATCTCCAGAAGAAACGTCAGAACAAAGATCTGATTGAGCTGCAAGGTCTGATTGATGTCCACTTTGAGAACCGcaaaaaggaggaggaggagcttaTCGCTCTGAAGGAAAGAATT GAAAAACGCCGATCAGAGAGAGCAGAAATACAGAGGGTTCGGGCCGAGAAGGACAAGGAGCGTCAGGCCAGGCGTGAG gaggagaggatgaggaaggagGAGGCGGATCAGAAGAGGAAGGCGGAAGACGACGCCAAGAAGAAGTCAGCTCTGACAAACATGGGTTCCAGCTACACAAGTTCCTTGCAGAAG GCTGATGGCAAGAGAGGTAAGAAGCAAacggagagggagaagaagaagaagatccTGGCTGAAAGACGCAAGCCACTCAACATCGACCATCTGAACGAGGACAAGCTGAA AGACAAAGCCAGGGAACTCTGGGAATGGATGCACCAACTGGAGTCTGAGAAGTATGAACACATGGAGAAACTGAAGAGGCAGAAGTATGAG GTTATCTCTCTCAGAAACCGTATTGATGAGCTGCAGAAACA CAGCAAGAAGGGAGCTGCGGCCCGTCGCAGGAAGTAA
- the LOC105026489 gene encoding troponin T, fast skeletal muscle isoforms isoform X5, with protein sequence MSDTEEVDQIEEDEEAEEEVVEVEVAPEVVEEEEEVVEEEAEPEPEEEVHEEEAYEEEEEKPKFKVPKIPDGEKVDFDDLQKKRQNKDLIELQGLIDVHFENRKKEEEELIALKERIEKRRSERAEIQRVRAEKDKERQARREEERMRKEEADQKRKAEDDAKKKSALTNMGSSYTSSLQKADGKRGKKQTEREKKKKILAERRKPLNIDHLNEDKLKDKARELWEWMHQLESEKYEHMEKLKRQKYEVISLRNRIDELQKHSKKGAAARRRK encoded by the exons ATGTCTGACACTGAGGAAGT tgatCAGATTGAGG AAGATGaggaag CCGAAGAAGAGGTAGTGGAAGTAGAAGTAGCCCCAGAggtggtagaggaggaggaggaagtggtagaggaagaggcagaACCCGAGCCAGAGGAGGAGGTGCATGAGGAAG AGGCCTATGAGGAAGAAG AGGAGAAGCCCAAGTTCAA AGTCCCTAAGATCCCTGATGGTGAAAAGGTGGACTTTGAT GATCTCCAGAAGAAACGTCAGAACAAAGATCTGATTGAGCTGCAAGGTCTGATTGATGTCCACTTTGAGAACCGcaaaaaggaggaggaggagcttaTCGCTCTGAAGGAAAGAATT GAAAAACGCCGATCAGAGAGAGCAGAAATACAGAGGGTTCGGGCCGAGAAGGACAAGGAGCGTCAGGCCAGGCGTGAG gaggagaggatgaggaaggagGAGGCGGATCAGAAGAGGAAGGCGGAAGACGACGCCAAGAAGAAGTCAGCTCTGACAAACATGGGTTCCAGCTACACAAGTTCCTTGCAGAAG GCTGATGGCAAGAGAGGTAAGAAGCAAacggagagggagaagaagaagaagatccTGGCTGAAAGACGCAAGCCACTCAACATCGACCATCTGAACGAGGACAAGCTGAA AGACAAAGCCAGGGAACTCTGGGAATGGATGCACCAACTGGAGTCTGAGAAGTATGAACACATGGAGAAACTGAAGAGGCAGAAGTATGAG GTTATCTCTCTCAGAAACCGTATTGATGAGCTGCAGAAACA CAGCAAGAAGGGAGCTGCGGCCCGTCGCAGGAAGTAA
- the LOC105026489 gene encoding troponin T, fast skeletal muscle isoforms isoform X6 has translation MSDTEEVDQIEEDEEAEEEVVEVEVAPEVVEEEEEVVEEEAEPEPEEEVHEEEEKPKFKVPKIPDGEKVDFDDLQKKRQNKDLIELQGLIDVHFENRKKEEEELIALKERIEKRRSERAEIQRVRAEKDKERQARREEERMRKEEADQKRKAEDDAKKKSALTNMGSSYTSSLQKADGKRGKKQTEREKKKKILAERRKPLNIDHLNEDKLKDKARELWEWMHQLESEKYEHMEKLKRQKYEVISLRNRIDELQKHSKKGAAARRRK, from the exons ATGTCTGACACTGAGGAAGT tgatCAGATTGAGG AAGATGaggaag CCGAAGAAGAGGTAGTGGAAGTAGAAGTAGCCCCAGAggtggtagaggaggaggaggaagtggtagaggaagaggcagaACCCGAGCCAGAGGAGGAGGTGCATGAGGAAG AGGAGAAGCCCAAGTTCAA AGTCCCTAAGATCCCTGATGGTGAAAAGGTGGACTTTGAT GATCTCCAGAAGAAACGTCAGAACAAAGATCTGATTGAGCTGCAAGGTCTGATTGATGTCCACTTTGAGAACCGcaaaaaggaggaggaggagcttaTCGCTCTGAAGGAAAGAATT GAAAAACGCCGATCAGAGAGAGCAGAAATACAGAGGGTTCGGGCCGAGAAGGACAAGGAGCGTCAGGCCAGGCGTGAG gaggagaggatgaggaaggagGAGGCGGATCAGAAGAGGAAGGCGGAAGACGACGCCAAGAAGAAGTCAGCTCTGACAAACATGGGTTCCAGCTACACAAGTTCCTTGCAGAAG GCTGATGGCAAGAGAGGTAAGAAGCAAacggagagggagaagaagaagaagatccTGGCTGAAAGACGCAAGCCACTCAACATCGACCATCTGAACGAGGACAAGCTGAA AGACAAAGCCAGGGAACTCTGGGAATGGATGCACCAACTGGAGTCTGAGAAGTATGAACACATGGAGAAACTGAAGAGGCAGAAGTATGAG GTTATCTCTCTCAGAAACCGTATTGATGAGCTGCAGAAACA CAGCAAGAAGGGAGCTGCGGCCCGTCGCAGGAAGTAA